One stretch of Actinacidiphila sp. DG2A-62 DNA includes these proteins:
- a CDS encoding zinc-binding dehydrogenase: MKAVVIREFGPPEGLEVVDLPDPAPAAGQVLIAVEAIGVGGVDAVIRSGALAGYGFTPGHVPGSEVAGTVTAVGAGVDASWVGRRVWAFTGTGGGYVEQAVAAVQDVQPLPEELSAADAVTLGGSGIVAHFALAHAHFAAGESVLVRGASGGIGVCAVQLAARAGASAVAVTTSSAARGERLRALGATHVLDRDGGNGGTGGGGDTGGGGTGEGAGPGDGGSGASGGPDATAAYDVVVDIVGGPHLPAFFDRLRPNGRLVAVGIVAGPPPADFGMKLMADFRRSLSFATFSSDTVPPADRAAVRAAQFIAATHGTLTSVVHGVLPLADAARAHRAMADGEVFGRIVLTP; the protein is encoded by the coding sequence GTGAAGGCAGTGGTGATTCGGGAGTTCGGGCCGCCGGAGGGCCTGGAGGTGGTCGACCTGCCCGATCCGGCGCCCGCCGCGGGGCAGGTGCTGATCGCGGTCGAGGCGATCGGCGTCGGCGGCGTGGACGCCGTGATCCGCAGCGGGGCGCTGGCCGGGTACGGCTTCACGCCGGGCCACGTCCCCGGCAGCGAGGTGGCCGGCACGGTGACCGCGGTCGGCGCGGGCGTGGACGCGTCGTGGGTCGGCCGGCGGGTGTGGGCGTTCACCGGCACCGGCGGCGGCTACGTCGAGCAGGCGGTCGCGGCGGTCCAGGACGTGCAGCCGCTGCCCGAGGAGCTGTCGGCGGCCGACGCCGTGACGCTCGGCGGCTCCGGCATCGTCGCCCACTTCGCCCTCGCGCACGCGCACTTCGCCGCCGGCGAGTCCGTTCTCGTGCGCGGCGCGTCCGGCGGCATCGGCGTCTGCGCCGTCCAACTCGCCGCGCGGGCGGGGGCGTCCGCGGTCGCCGTCACCACCTCCTCGGCCGCGCGCGGCGAACGGCTGCGCGCGCTCGGCGCGACCCACGTGCTGGACCGGGACGGCGGGAACGGCGGTACCGGCGGGGGCGGCGATACGGGCGGCGGCGGGACGGGCGAGGGCGCCGGGCCGGGCGACGGCGGCTCGGGCGCGAGCGGCGGCCCCGACGCGACCGCGGCCTACGACGTCGTCGTCGACATCGTCGGCGGCCCGCACCTGCCCGCGTTCTTCGACCGGCTGCGGCCGAACGGCCGACTGGTCGCCGTCGGCATCGTGGCCGGACCGCCGCCCGCCGACTTCGGCATGAAGCTGATGGCCGACTTCCGACGATCCCTGTCCTTCGCCACCTTCAGCTCGGACACCGTGCCGCCGGCCGACCGCGCGGCCGTCCGGGCCGCCCAGTTCATCGCCGCCACGCACGGCACGCTCACGTCCGTCGTCCACGGCGTCCTCCCCCTCGCCGACGCCGCCCGCGCCCACCGCGCGATGGCGGACGGCGAGGTCTTCGGCCGGATCGTCCTGACGCCGTAG